GGCTCGCCGGCGCTCCTCGTCCTCGACGAGGCCGACACGGCGCTCGACACGGCGGGCCTCGCGACGCTGCGACGCCTCGTCGCGGAGGAGACCGCGGCGGGCCGCACGGTCGTGTACGTGACGCACGACAGCGACGCGATGGGCGGGGCGGACGCCGTCTTCCGCGTGGACGGAGTCGTCGTCGAGGAGCCGGTGGACGCGTGATCGAGTTCCTCGCCTACCCGTTCTTCCAGCGGGCCCTCGCCGCGGGCGCCCTCGCGGCCCTGCTCTGCGGCGCGCTGTCGTTCTTCGTCGTCCTCCGGCGCCTGGCTTTCGTCGGGTCGGGCGTCGCGCACGCCGCATTCGGCGGCGTCGCCGTCGCGACCCTCTTCGGCTTCCCGCCGCTCGCGGGCGGCCTCGTGGCGGCGCTCCTCGTGGCGGGGGCGGCGGCGCGGGCCGAGGGCTCGTCGGTGAGCGAGGACTCCGCCGTGGGCGTCTTCACGGTCGCAGCCATGGCGCTCGGCGTCGTGGCGCTGGGTTTCGTGAAGACGAACGTCGACCTCTTCGGCCTCATGTTCGGGAACATCCTGACCGTCGCGCCCGGAGACCTCGTCGTGCTCGGCGTCGCGACGGCGGCCGTCCTCGCCGCGCTCGCGTTCTTCTTCCGCCCGCTCCTCCTCGCGTCCGTGGACGAGGAGGGGGCCGGGGTTGCGGGCGTGAATACGGGCGCGATGAGGCTCCTGGTCC
The window above is part of the Acidobacteriota bacterium genome. Proteins encoded here:
- a CDS encoding metal ABC transporter permease, which codes for MIEFLAYPFFQRALAAGALAALLCGALSFFVVLRRLAFVGSGVAHAAFGGVAVATLFGFPPLAGGLVAALLVAGAAARAEGSSVSEDSAVGVFTVAAMALGVVALGFVKTNVDLFGLMFGNILTVAPGDLVVLGVATAAVLAALAFFFRPLLLASVDEEGAGVAGVNTGAMRLLVLVLVGVAVVVALKVVGILLVSALLVLPGAAARPLAARWPALLAGSIAVALVSVVGGLLLSVAIDVAPGAAIILVGAAMFVGALALGRARRN